tgaccaaaaacagagctaaaaggagagtaaatattgaaCTTATATCATGTGgccagaaacacagaaacaactcCAAaggaatgctaatgttgctctgtgtctgttggatATGTAAATAGTTTCCTAATTGttagccatatcaacttaaaaggtgatggtATGTTAATGTTCACAGTTTGCCCCAAAGTGGCTGAAAAATCAgtttaatgcaggtttaataaGTTCTTTAGCACAATGTGCACTTGTGTTCAGTGTAGGCTACACAGCCCAGGAGGTGTCAAGAGTAAATTAATGTAATtctgcacacacaaatgttatttgttttatgtgcacAATATAATAATTCAGACTCCATAATTAATGGTACTGTAACAGTAGGAAGTCAGATAATGAGGAACAGTGTTAGGCTAgcacctgcatgtgtgtgtgttagctttGACCATTTGCAATGTGTATTAAGATTGCGCTGTTTgcttaattaatttatttttcatgctaTGAAAACAGTGTACTTATAAATACTGTATGGTGCAGGACAAAGTTGCATGAAATTGTAACAGACTAGTTGTTGATATCTGAGTCACTGCCCATTAAAATCTATGTACATGTCCCTATTAGTAATATGTTTCAGTGGCTAACAAACAGACAAGTTTTCACCTGACCTCTGCTGTGCTCTGCAAATATTGATTCCTTCTACACTGGGTTTGAAAGTATCTGTTAGTGTGCTGTGCTCAGCTGACATTAACCACTTTGTGAATGACTTTAATGTGAATGTGGATGTGTTTGTTCAACCTGTGATAGACGGGTGACCTGTCTAGCATgagaaagtgttttattttcaaataaatttcatatttttgaaaaacatcttaaaatacttTCCCTTAATGACTCTCACTTTATTGGTTATATTGACTGATGCACTAAATCAGTGCATCCAGTGTAATATGATGGTGTTATGATCTGATATCCATACTGGTACTATAATTATAAACAAATACTGTTGCTGAATTATTCAGTGAACACTGAACAAAAcctttaaaagttaaaaaacaaaatcatactGTTGTACACTATATGTCACTATAAATGACTTTTTAACTAAATGTTAACATATATatgttactgtatgtatctTACTACAATCTATCCCACATGGCTAGTGATATGgctttcattttaatttccctTCATGATGTCATATAAGGATATTTCATACACAGAGCAACCAAAATGGAAACTAAAGGGCTTAATTAAattatgtgtgtattattaactgaaattcaaatttcaaaCCAAAACTAGGTCAGTTCCATCCAAATGTCAAAACAATACCAAAAATAGACACAAAAGTAGTATTTCAATACTTTACTTTTGTCAACAATTTCTTCAATGTAGACATCAAACATCTCAGTTGAAACAGAATCAACTATAAGGCCAACCACTTTGTTTAAATGGGTGTCCAGCATATTTCTCTCAAACTTTACATGACATCATTTCAGCTGTTACAGAAAGAAGATACTCATGCTTTGAGGTTCATAAGCTTTCAAATTGCAGGGGTTGAATCCAGATGTGATGGATTTAAACCTGGTTTCTCtcaaaaagagagatgagagactATAAGGCACAGATGCCACCACAGAAAGACTTCATCTAGCAGACTCTAACCTTGTTAGTAGGGAAAGACTTGGTACAAACAACAGTGCACTACACCTCGCTAACTTATTCAGTAGCATAAAGCAGAAAGGCACTGAAAGTGTTATAGTGGCTGTTGTCATCACAGAGGAAGCAGCCTTTGGGCAGGTTGACAGCCACCTGGTTCTCAGCCTTCAAGTGGAGGGCCACAACAATAGTGGCACTGTCCTCTTGGTCATATGTATTTACGTCTTTGGTTCCGACCACCACCTGGCCGTCAACCTGCAGACTGGTGCAGATGGCCAGTTTGGCACCAGGAGCTCCAGCATCACTGTAGATGGTGACGGCAAGGATGTACACACCAGAGCGTGGAACAGTGAAGATACCAGTCTCCACATTGTAGTTGCCACCCAGGTTAAGGAAGACCTGTTTGTAGATGATGAGGCTGTTGAAATCGTACGGACCATAGCACATAGCACGATCATCACTGTATAGACCAACAGAGAAGGCAGTGCGGCTGGCTGAAGATGTAGGGAGAAGACAGGTTAGGAGTGTAAAAAGTAGGTCAGTGTTGTCTTATTAACATTTGGAAGAGTCTAAAATGTGTGCTTTATACTTTAAGATGCTTTTATGATATTCAATCTTTGATGGATGTGTCACTCACTTTCAATAATGTGGAGACTTTGCTTTGCTTGTAAGTATTCCTTCTCCAAGGTATTCAGAGTCCCGTTTAAGTACATCTTCAGCCTGTGTATCTGTTGCTGCATCAGACAGCAGCCACAAGACCCCGGGTCTGTGTGACACGCTGAACACAAACGCACATAAATACATTTCGTTAAGGCTGTGCAGATAAgaatacatgcaaacacattcaTTATAAACCCACAATTCCTCACCATTGCCTGTGTTGGGGTCCGGTGCTATGCGGCCAGGTCCATCCCAGTGATAGATCATATCAGCAAATGCTGCTTCCAGCAGACACAGCAATACAATAgctgagaggggaaaaaagcaaatgtagCACTAAACCCAGGAAGAGTTTTGCATTAGATGCCTGTGACTGCACTGTTGCTTCTCTCAGGCAACTCATGAACCTTTGCTGCCTCTATAAATGTGTTCAGTCTCACCTCTCATGTTGAAATGACGACAGCTTCAGAAGGATGGAAGGTGTGATAAACTGATCAGGAGAGGAAGTGTCATGgatatatatttttctcagaGCCCCTCCCTCATTATCTTTATTCCTCCTCTTCTGATATCGCTCCtccttgtgtgtctgttttttttatatttattgtccGCCCTATTTGCCTTTATAATTTAATAACTGGGgatattttatcatcatcatcatcgtcgtcagGTGTTCTCACTTCCTAAATTCACACACAAGCAGGCACACACCCTTCAGGGCTTAGTGGATCAGCACCAGGTATCATCTATCGTCTGGAAATAGAATAGTGTCATCGGCAGACAGGCATACATTTTGAAGAGCTGCACGATAGTTTAAATGATTGTTATATTCTGTGCTGATAATTTTATTCTTAAGATGAAGAAAGTCACAAATTAGCTTCACAGTttcagacagctgctctgtCATTCATTATAGATGTACTATTGTATCTAATTAGATACAATGGCTGAGTGCACTGATCTGCTCATGATTATCTTGCTGTGTCAAATTATGAAGAGAGAATATTCAATATGGCTCTACAAAAGGTGGAAATCCATTGATATGTTACAGGCCACATCTCATTTAGGATCTGTTTCATCATGTAGACACCGTATTCTTCACGGCTTTCATTACAGATATGATGTGTGTCCAGAATTATGTGCTGAATGAGAGACTGTAAAAAGCCTACAATTCACAGTATTGgagttattgttattattacactGTGCTTATTCACTTTTGTagtctttaaaaacatttcaactaTATGTATCATACTGTAGTCACACTTAATTCACTATGGACTCTATTTCATCTGTCTGCTGACATGGCATCTGAttttatttaccatttacctTTCAAAGAAGGTAATGACACATGGTCATCAAAACTGTAACCAAACCTGCGGAActgataaaaaatgttttataatgtggTTGTGAAAGACTTgcaaaaacatccaaaaatctTACAGTTTTATTAACTGCAGATTAATTATTAATCCAACTTCAAAAACAACATCTTTAATGCAGACATCACTTTTGtatgtttcatttctttcacagagatttaaacaaaataacttGCAAAGTCAACTAGTTTATTTAAAGTCTggtttattttgttggtaagtTTCAGGTACACAGATTTGTCACCATATTTCTATCACAATTTACATCACATAATTTCTGTAGTTAAAGATCAACAGCCGTTACAATCAAGGTATTTAAACAGTGTGACATCAATCAggtgtgaggaaaaaaatgcttttagtGTTTACAAGCGTACTCAAAGCATGAGTTTAATCAGATGAGATCAAAAAACCTGGCTTCCCTCAGTAGTTTATATTAATAATTGAGAGGATCTGATCTTAGAGAGCATAATGAGCCATGatggaataaaacaaacaaaacaaggatgAGAGTGTTGTGTTGGGATTGATGAGAGTACAGAAGAGCAGATAGAGATCAGGGGCTACAAGTCATGAGTCTCAACACAGAAAGAGTTCATCTAGCAGACTCAAACCTGTTAGTATGAGGTGAGAGTTGCCACAAAACCCAGAGCAGCTACACTTTGCTAACTTAGTCAGTAGAATACAGCAGGAAGCCAGTGAAAGTGTTATAGTGGTTGTTGTCACCACAAATGAAACATCCTTTGAGTAGGTTGACAGCAACCTGGTCCCCGGCCTTCAGTTTCACAGCCACAAAAACAGTGGCACTGTCTTCAAGGTCCAAACTGTTTTGTTCGAGGAGTGTAGCCACCACCTGCGTGTTCACCTGCAGATTCGCACAGGTGGACAATCTGCCACCAAGGAAAACAGCGTTACCGTGGAGGGTGACAGCAAGGCCGTAGACACCAGAGCGAGGAACAGTGAAGATACCAGTCTGCACATCATAGCCGCCTCCCAGGTTGAGGAAGACGTGTTTGTAGACGATGTTCTTGTTAGTGAAGGGGACATCGCACTTCATAGTACTGTCACTGTTGAGAGCGACGGAGAAGGCGCTGCGGCTGGCTGGAAATGCAGAGAGAATCATGTTAGATGTGTAAGAAGTGGATCAATTTTGTTCTTTAGGATACTCTGATGATAATCTGCACTGTGCCCTTGTTTGTGTGACTCATGGATGTGTCTCTCACCTCTCATATTGTTGAGGGCCATTTTTGCTTTCATCAGCTCCTTGTTCATATCTTCGTGGGTTATATTAAAGAACCACTCCATCGTCTGCATGTGTTCCTGCATCAGACAGCAGCCACATGACGTCTGGTCTGTAAGACccgctgcacacacacagtcacacacattaaaatactAAGTTGCAGTTGAATATGTATTGACAGATCTATTTCCTTAACAATCTCTATTACCTTCATTGGGCTTTGGAGTTTCTTGGACAGGTCCGTTCCAGGAATAACGTTTATACTCACCAAAAGCTGCATGCAGCAATAACAGCAGCACAATAgctgggaaaaagaaaaaagacatgtACCACTGCATTTGAAAATGCACATGCATTAgtcacagtttttttcttttcttgttgtttaatttgtatttattttaaatcttaACATACAAGCTTGAACCATTTAATCTTACAACATTAcaaattttaacattaataagCCACCTTCCGTCAGGATATTTCAATCCTCAACTACTTCTATTATGTTTGACCAATCTGTTGAAAAGTCATTCTGGTTCAGGTTGTTTGTGAAGCTCCAACCATCTCCCTCTTACATATTATACCCCTGTAGCTGCAACATGTAAACGCACCCAGTCTCACCTCTCATGTTGATGCTGGTGAATGATGATGGCTTCATAAGGATGGAAGGTGTGCAGACTGATCAAGAAACAAGATTCATGgatatatatttttctcagaGCCCCTCCCTCGTTA
This is a stretch of genomic DNA from Thunnus albacares chromosome 6, fThuAlb1.1, whole genome shotgun sequence. It encodes these proteins:
- the LOC122984686 gene encoding uncharacterized protein LOC122984686; the protein is MIYHWDGPGRIAPDPNTGNACHTDPGSCGCCLMQQQIHRLKMYLNGTLNTLEKEYLQAKQSLHIIETSRTAFSVGLYSDDRAMCYGPYDFNSLIIYKQVFLNLGGNYNVETGIFTVPRSGVYILAVTIYSDAGAPGAKLAICTSLQVDGQVVVGTKDVNTYDQEDSATIVVALHLKAENQVAVNLPKGCFLCDDNSHYNTFSAFLLYATE
- the LOC122983483 gene encoding uncharacterized protein LOC122983483 gives rise to the protein MRAIVLLLLLHAAFGEYKRYSWNGPVQETPKPNEAGLTDQTSCGCCLMQEHMQTMEWFFNITHEDMNKELMKAKMALNNMRASRSAFSVALNSDSTMKCDVPFTNKNIVYKHVFLNLGGGYDVQTGIFTVPRSGVYGLAVTLHGNAVFLGGRLSTCANLQVNTQVVATLLEQNSLDLEDSATVFVAVKLKAGDQVAVNLLKGCFICGDNNHYNTFTGFLLYSTD